One window of the Equus quagga isolate Etosha38 unplaced genomic scaffold, UCLA_HA_Equagga_1.0 203_RagTag, whole genome shotgun sequence genome contains the following:
- the LOC124233482 gene encoding SOSS complex subunit B2, protein MNGVNDPLLFIKDIKPGLKNLNVVFIVLEIGRVTKTKDGHEVRSCKVADKTGSITISVWDEIGGLIQPGDIIRLTRGYASMWKGCLTLYTGRGGELQKIGEFCMVYSEVPNFSEPNPDYRGQQSKGAHSEQKNNSMNNNVGTGTFGPVGNGVHTGPESRGCQFSYAGRSNGRGPVNPQLPGTANNQTVMTTISNGRDPRRAFKR, encoded by the exons ATGAATGGGGTCAACGACCcacttctttttataaaagatattaaGCCCGGACTGAAAAACTTAAATGTCGTCTTTATTGTCCTGGAGATAG GACGCGTGACCAAAACCAAAGACGGCCATGAAGTGAGATCATGCAAAGTAGCAGATAAAACGGGCAGCATCACTATTTCCGTGTGGGATGAAATCGGAGGTCTTATACAGCCAGGGGATATTATTCGGTTGACCAGAGG gTATGCATCCATGTGGAAAGGATGTCTGACACTTTATACTGGGAGGGGTGGTGAGCTTCAAAAAATTGGGGA attttgTATGGTTTATTCAGAAGTGCCAAATTTCAGTGAACCCAACCCAGATTATCGAGGACAACAGAGCAAAGGG gcaCACAGTGAACAGAAGAATAATTCCATGAATAATAATGTGGGTACAGGTACCTTTGGACCAGTAG gAAACGGGGTTCACACTGGCCCAGAATCAAGGGGATGCCAGTTCTCATATGCTGGTAGAAGCAATGGCCGAGGACCTGTAAATCCACAGCTACCAGGAACAGCTAATAATCAAACAGTCATGACCACAATAAGTAATGGCAGGGACCCTCGGAGAGCCTTTAAAAGATGA